In Bdellovibrionales bacterium, the following proteins share a genomic window:
- a CDS encoding chalcone isomerase family protein — translation MKMLVFIFVLVLSLTNAAKGFAAELEGVKMEESLSLADKTLKVNGVALRKVSKFGIPIKVYVAGLYLEEESDDGDKIISSDKLKHLEMEFVRGVEKEQITEAWSEAVFKGCILDCDAYKEALKEFNSLMGEMRKGHRMSLSFYPDHLEVDQKGRNPKKGSIASKSFAKNLLAIFIGPKMFSQEVKNSLLGKK, via the coding sequence ATGAAGATGCTTGTTTTTATTTTCGTTTTAGTTTTATCTCTGACAAATGCCGCAAAGGGGTTTGCTGCTGAACTTGAAGGCGTAAAAATGGAGGAAAGTCTCAGCTTGGCGGATAAGACACTTAAGGTAAATGGGGTGGCCCTTCGTAAGGTTTCTAAATTTGGAATTCCCATTAAGGTTTATGTGGCCGGATTGTATCTAGAAGAAGAGAGCGACGATGGAGATAAAATTATTTCAAGTGATAAATTGAAACATCTTGAAATGGAATTTGTTCGCGGTGTTGAAAAGGAGCAAATTACGGAAGCTTGGTCTGAGGCCGTTTTCAAGGGTTGTATTCTCGATTGTGATGCTTACAAGGAAGCTTTGAAAGAATTTAATAGTTTGATGGGTGAAATGAGAAAGGGACATCGGATGTCTTTATCTTTTTATCCGGATCACCTGGAAGTTGATCAAAAAGGCCGAAACCCAAAAAAAGGTTCGATCGCGAGCAAATCATTTGCCAAAAATCTTTTGGCAATTTTTATCGGTCCTAAGATGTTTAGCCAAGAGGTTAAAAATTCGCTGCTTGGGAAAAAGTAG
- a CDS encoding ATP-binding protein: protein MKIVLTGGPSGGKTTMALSITKSFSRRVTMIPEAASILFSGGFSRRSFPEAIKLQQKAIYAVQVAHEGIFEIENVKQNLLICDRGTLDGLAYWPEMQEDGFFRAVESTLEQELNRYDWVIHLDTAGAESYDKDNVVRIENHKEADLINQKIKKCWAGHPRRFIIPSTESFFKKVSAVISIVECILSNQDYDSICKSLPIDVRNGVFRS from the coding sequence ATGAAAATAGTTCTCACGGGAGGTCCTTCAGGCGGAAAGACCACGATGGCTTTGTCTATTACAAAATCATTTTCTCGTCGAGTGACAATGATTCCCGAAGCTGCAAGTATTTTGTTTAGCGGCGGATTTTCGAGGCGTAGTTTTCCCGAAGCGATTAAGCTTCAGCAAAAGGCAATTTATGCGGTTCAGGTCGCCCATGAAGGAATTTTCGAGATAGAAAATGTGAAGCAGAACTTATTGATTTGCGACCGCGGCACATTGGATGGATTGGCTTATTGGCCAGAGATGCAGGAAGATGGATTTTTTAGGGCCGTTGAATCGACATTGGAGCAAGAATTGAATCGTTATGACTGGGTTATCCACTTAGATACGGCCGGGGCTGAGTCCTATGACAAGGATAACGTCGTTCGCATCGAAAATCACAAAGAGGCCGACTTAATTAATCAGAAGATAAAAAAGTGTTGGGCCGGGCATCCTCGTCGTTTTATTATTCCGAGCACCGAATCTTTCTTTAAGAAGGTGTCGGCTGTGATTTCCATTGTGGAATGTATTCTCTCCAATCAGGACTATGATTCAATCTGTAAAAGTCTCCCGATTGATGTTCGTAATGGTGTTTTTAGAAGCTAA
- a CDS encoding universal stress protein — MSKKNTGKMTASKRATDLKGSAGKRRSEGGKLKRKESPKSKRSFASSKSKGSDLCRQIIWAVDPFKASGPSWSKLTSIVKALSLEGKTPVQPVYVLSPSNFNFTGEFSGPWVSVFEPKVREAFTRVLSGLGIPSLLEPEIILNKESSMASNVSKLLKFVERSQAEILVMNSHARTGLARLFLGSFAETALMATKVPLILVNPETKSVTQFKKVLFPTDFSASNKKAFKKVLVFCKKYGAQLIIYHKLPDPIEPMVQTGVYMAGGGWVSVQQYIDLESAAREKDSQGLVTEAAKAGVVAQFFIEEKPGFITDSINQYISQNGVDLVSVGSKSGPVSSVLVGSIARQLVREASCPVWVVHV, encoded by the coding sequence ATGAGCAAAAAGAACACTGGAAAAATGACAGCTTCAAAAAGAGCGACAGATCTAAAAGGGTCTGCTGGAAAACGAAGGAGTGAGGGAGGAAAACTTAAAAGGAAGGAATCTCCAAAAAGCAAAAGATCTTTTGCTTCTTCCAAATCCAAGGGTTCTGATCTTTGTCGTCAAATTATTTGGGCCGTTGATCCTTTTAAGGCAAGTGGGCCGAGTTGGTCGAAGCTAACTTCCATTGTAAAGGCACTGTCCTTAGAGGGAAAGACCCCTGTTCAACCAGTTTACGTATTGAGTCCAAGCAATTTTAATTTCACGGGAGAGTTTTCCGGACCTTGGGTGTCTGTGTTTGAGCCAAAAGTAAGAGAGGCATTCACCAGGGTCCTTTCTGGTCTCGGTATTCCGTCCTTACTTGAGCCTGAGATTATTTTGAATAAAGAGAGTTCAATGGCTTCCAATGTGAGCAAGCTTTTGAAATTTGTTGAAAGGAGTCAGGCAGAAATTTTGGTCATGAACAGTCACGCGCGCACAGGATTGGCCCGGCTTTTTCTGGGGTCTTTTGCGGAGACTGCTCTCATGGCGACGAAAGTGCCACTTATTTTGGTTAATCCCGAGACCAAGTCAGTGACTCAGTTTAAAAAGGTACTCTTTCCCACGGATTTTTCTGCGTCTAATAAGAAGGCCTTTAAGAAAGTTTTGGTGTTTTGCAAAAAATACGGTGCACAACTGATCATTTATCATAAGCTCCCGGATCCTATTGAGCCAATGGTTCAAACGGGAGTTTACATGGCGGGAGGGGGTTGGGTTTCCGTGCAACAGTATATCGATTTGGAATCTGCTGCGAGGGAGAAGGATAGCCAGGGTTTAGTTACTGAAGCCGCTAAGGCGGGGGTGGTTGCTCAATTTTTTATTGAAGAAAAGCCTGGTTTTATCACTGATTCAATCAATCAATACATTTCTCAAAACGGTGTTGATTTGGTTTCAGTAGGTTCAAAATCGGGGCCAGTTTCGTCTGTTTTGGTGGGTAGCATCGCAAGACAATTGGTTCGAGAAGCCAGCTGCCCGGTTTGGGTTGTTCACGTTTAA
- a CDS encoding S8 family serine peptidase — protein sequence MSCRFILGFFLLHFLAASIARAERWILVNPSIQRIQNQKVFVRHQLRIGSTQFVVIESDHISSLAFDSSSLARQFGAESVQPDFPIGWASWLRSSSKIPSSEIESDISEKAWHLKKLSFTTLPSEKSGRGVTVAVIDTGVDYTHRQLSTQMWVNKAEIPSNRIDDDHNGFVDDVYGYDFVSGDPDPMDSHSHGTHVAGLVAALPFGVGAGIAPEAKIMAVRVLDNSLSSTFLSDAAQGIIYAVDNGAQILSSSWRVYKSWNGYEPSEENLLILRKAIEYAEARGVIFVTAAGNEALNLEDQENKIYPAGFLGLENMVVVTSSDKNDHLSLFSNYGTKSVDVVAPGSNVLSTVPGDRWRQMSGTSMAAPLVAGILARGLSGGCDPFRLIDRLFETAKLRDSFSNKVMSGFINPVDLLND from the coding sequence TTGAGTTGCCGATTTATCTTGGGGTTCTTTCTATTGCACTTCCTTGCAGCCTCAATAGCTCGTGCGGAAAGATGGATTTTGGTCAATCCATCGATTCAAAGGATTCAAAATCAAAAAGTCTTCGTTCGTCATCAGCTGAGAATTGGTTCCACTCAATTTGTGGTAATTGAATCTGATCATATCAGCTCTTTGGCCTTTGATTCCTCCTCATTGGCTCGACAATTTGGAGCCGAAAGCGTTCAGCCGGACTTTCCAATTGGGTGGGCAAGTTGGTTGCGTTCTTCTTCAAAAATTCCTTCTTCTGAGATCGAATCGGATATTTCGGAGAAGGCCTGGCACTTGAAGAAATTATCTTTCACCACTTTGCCATCTGAGAAATCGGGTAGAGGAGTCACCGTCGCTGTGATTGATACGGGGGTTGATTACACACATCGCCAGTTATCAACGCAAATGTGGGTCAACAAAGCGGAGATACCCTCCAATCGCATTGATGACGATCACAATGGGTTTGTCGACGACGTTTATGGCTATGACTTTGTGAGTGGTGATCCTGATCCAATGGATTCTCATTCGCATGGAACACATGTTGCGGGTCTTGTCGCCGCTCTTCCCTTTGGAGTCGGAGCAGGAATTGCCCCTGAAGCAAAAATCATGGCAGTGCGAGTGCTCGATAACAGCTTGTCTTCAACTTTCTTATCTGATGCCGCTCAAGGAATAATTTACGCCGTCGACAATGGAGCTCAAATTCTGTCGAGTTCGTGGAGGGTTTATAAGAGCTGGAATGGATATGAACCTTCAGAAGAAAACTTGCTTATCTTGCGCAAAGCCATCGAGTATGCAGAAGCCCGCGGGGTGATATTTGTGACTGCAGCGGGAAATGAGGCTTTGAATCTAGAGGACCAAGAAAATAAAATATACCCAGCTGGCTTTTTGGGTCTCGAGAACATGGTCGTCGTGACCTCCTCCGACAAAAATGACCATCTCTCTCTCTTTTCCAATTATGGAACCAAAAGTGTTGACGTGGTAGCTCCTGGAAGTAATGTGCTGTCGACCGTTCCGGGTGACAGGTGGCGGCAGATGAGCGGAACTTCCATGGCCGCTCCTCTCGTTGCGGGGATTCTCGCGCGGGGTTTGAGTGGTGGATGTGACCCCTTTCGACTGATCGATCGACTTTTTGAGACTGCCAAACTGCGGGATTCATTTTCAAATAAGGTCATGTCAGGATTTATCAACCCAGTTGATTTATTGAATGATTAG
- the ftsH gene encoding ATP-dependent zinc metalloprotease FtsH: protein MSQPNAKNKFQPSGLNPLILWVGLIIFFILSSYYTNTSQDLKTYTEFIELVEKDQVKEVVLDEERILAKLKDESKNVIAYRVEDEGLIPLLKSKGVKLEGSPKTTFWRSLSLWVFPVLLFFFLFRNIFAAQGSRLMSFNKSKAKLYMEKDIKSSFTDVAGVDEAKEELMEVVNFLKDPKKYSRLGGRAPKGVLLVGPPGTGKTLMARAVAGEASVPFFSINGSEFVELFVGMGASRVRDLFEQARNNSPCIIFIDELDALGKARTLGGFAGANDEKEQTLNQLLAELDGFDSTIGVILLAATNRPEILDPALLRAGRFDRQVLLDNPDQRGRLQILNIHAKKIKLEEGLRLEEVASMTPGFSGADLANLVNEAALIATRRNAEGVQLQDFVRAMERIVAGLERKQRLMNKDEKRRVAYHEMGHATVAMALQFLDRVQKVSIIPRGIGALGYTLQRPLEDRYLMTKEELKRKISVLLAGRVAEESHCGDISTGAGDDLVKATNIARAMLTQYGMGQVLGLMSGEESGSSRYLQGPAHQNRGIRIWSDSTEEKIDLEVKSLLDECRVNAEKVLKDNSKFVEVCVNELMQKETLDSAELARLWKSYKGISKTASSPPILPKI from the coding sequence ATGAGCCAACCAAACGCCAAAAATAAGTTTCAACCGTCCGGTTTGAATCCTTTGATATTGTGGGTTGGACTTATTATATTTTTCATTTTGAGCTCCTATTACACGAACACGAGCCAGGATCTGAAGACTTATACAGAATTTATCGAGCTTGTTGAAAAAGACCAAGTCAAAGAGGTGGTCTTAGATGAAGAGCGAATTCTTGCAAAACTAAAGGATGAATCCAAGAATGTGATCGCTTATCGGGTCGAGGATGAGGGCCTTATTCCTCTTCTGAAATCGAAGGGAGTGAAACTCGAGGGGTCTCCAAAGACGACCTTTTGGAGAAGCCTGTCTTTGTGGGTTTTCCCCGTGCTTCTTTTCTTCTTTTTATTTCGGAACATTTTTGCGGCTCAAGGAAGCCGCCTGATGAGTTTCAATAAATCCAAAGCAAAACTTTACATGGAAAAGGACATCAAATCCTCCTTTACAGATGTGGCCGGAGTTGACGAGGCAAAAGAGGAATTGATGGAGGTCGTTAATTTTTTAAAGGATCCAAAGAAATACTCTCGATTGGGCGGGAGAGCTCCAAAAGGGGTTTTGCTGGTGGGCCCTCCAGGTACAGGAAAGACCCTCATGGCCAGGGCCGTTGCGGGGGAAGCGAGTGTGCCGTTTTTCTCTATCAATGGATCTGAGTTTGTCGAACTGTTTGTGGGAATGGGAGCTTCGAGGGTCAGAGACTTGTTTGAGCAGGCCCGGAATAACTCTCCCTGTATCATTTTTATTGATGAGCTGGACGCTTTAGGAAAGGCGAGAACTCTTGGCGGTTTTGCCGGAGCAAACGATGAGAAGGAGCAGACTCTGAATCAACTTTTGGCGGAACTAGACGGCTTTGATTCGACCATTGGAGTGATCCTTTTGGCCGCAACGAACAGACCGGAAATCCTCGATCCAGCGCTGTTAAGAGCCGGTAGATTTGATCGGCAGGTTCTTTTGGATAATCCCGACCAGAGAGGACGCCTTCAAATCTTAAATATTCACGCCAAAAAAATCAAACTTGAGGAGGGGCTCAGGCTTGAAGAGGTGGCCTCAATGACTCCGGGTTTTTCGGGTGCAGACTTGGCCAATCTCGTCAATGAAGCTGCCCTCATTGCAACTCGACGAAATGCCGAAGGTGTTCAATTGCAGGATTTTGTCCGGGCGATGGAAAGGATTGTCGCTGGGCTCGAACGCAAACAAAGATTGATGAACAAGGATGAGAAGAGGAGGGTGGCCTACCATGAAATGGGTCACGCAACAGTGGCGATGGCTCTTCAATTTCTTGATCGGGTGCAGAAGGTGAGTATCATTCCTCGCGGTATTGGGGCTCTGGGCTACACTCTCCAGAGGCCTTTAGAGGATCGGTATTTGATGACCAAGGAGGAGTTAAAGCGAAAGATATCCGTCTTGCTCGCCGGGCGCGTTGCTGAAGAAAGTCACTGTGGAGATATATCGACGGGGGCGGGTGATGATCTGGTCAAAGCGACCAACATTGCGCGTGCAATGCTGACTCAATATGGGATGGGGCAAGTGTTGGGGCTCATGAGCGGCGAAGAAAGTGGTTCATCGCGATACCTGCAGGGGCCAGCCCACCAAAACCGAGGGATTCGGATTTGGAGCGACAGCACAGAAGAGAAAATCGATCTGGAAGTCAAATCACTCTTGGACGAATGCCGGGTGAACGCAGAAAAAGTGCTCAAAGATAACAGCAAGTTTGTCGAGGTTTGCGTCAATGAACTGATGCAAAAAGAGACTCTTGATTCGGCCGAGCTCGCTCGTCTTTGGAAGTCCTATAAAGGGATCTCAAAGACGGCAAGCTCGCCTCCAATATTGCCTAAGATCTAA
- the tadA gene encoding Flp pilus assembly complex ATPase component TadA, translating into MKQPDGKVAKLTSIDQEGASVPQMVDYLFDLAIRAGASDIHMGFNNVPGDKQRYLLRLRVAGQLRMVKSQFINIHYNEVVARIKVLAGLNTTNIGVPQDGQIVLERPNQENITLRLGIIPGPEAEEICIRIQRNEKFIAMDQLLMTETMYTSVQDMIRRQNGMIVLNGPAGSGKTTTILSFLHELAGPERKIITAEDPIERRLPYVNHIQVTERAGFAELSRSYMRQDADVIFLGEIRDAESAITAVQLAQTGHLVLTSLHTRDSIGVIARMQAFDVSSNFVADTLVGSLAQRLVLGLCHYCKEEYEPESRILDNISEILKPPEDVRFYKEGPGCEKCVVVVNGEVTMKGTTGQVPIFELLLVNGEIQEAINRNRPRMEIREIARKYGMATLGEEALLRVYQGYIDLASVYGTVFSPRD; encoded by the coding sequence TTGAAGCAGCCTGATGGAAAAGTTGCGAAACTTACGAGTATTGATCAAGAGGGAGCATCAGTTCCTCAGATGGTGGACTATCTCTTTGATCTCGCGATTCGTGCAGGTGCAAGTGATATCCATATGGGATTTAACAATGTTCCTGGAGACAAGCAGAGGTACCTGCTTCGCCTAAGAGTCGCCGGGCAGTTGAGAATGGTGAAAAGCCAATTCATCAATATTCACTACAATGAAGTGGTGGCCCGGATCAAGGTTTTGGCTGGCCTCAATACGACCAACATTGGCGTGCCTCAGGATGGACAGATTGTTTTGGAGAGACCCAATCAAGAAAATATCACTTTGCGATTGGGTATCATTCCTGGTCCTGAGGCTGAGGAAATCTGCATTCGAATTCAACGCAATGAGAAGTTCATCGCCATGGACCAATTGCTGATGACTGAAACGATGTACACATCAGTTCAAGATATGATTCGTCGGCAGAACGGAATGATCGTGTTAAATGGTCCAGCTGGTTCGGGCAAAACGACAACAATTCTCTCATTTCTTCATGAGTTGGCCGGCCCAGAAAGGAAAATTATCACGGCGGAGGATCCCATTGAAAGGCGCCTGCCTTACGTCAACCATATTCAAGTGACTGAGCGAGCTGGGTTTGCAGAACTGAGCCGCAGCTATATGAGACAAGATGCCGATGTAATTTTTCTCGGTGAGATTCGTGATGCTGAGTCGGCCATCACGGCTGTTCAGTTGGCTCAAACGGGTCATTTGGTACTCACTTCTCTTCATACGCGAGATTCAATTGGTGTTATAGCGAGGATGCAGGCCTTCGATGTCAGTTCGAATTTTGTCGCCGACACGCTGGTCGGTTCGCTAGCTCAGCGCCTCGTTCTTGGCCTGTGTCACTACTGCAAAGAGGAATATGAGCCAGAATCGCGAATACTCGATAACATTTCTGAAATTCTAAAGCCGCCAGAGGATGTCCGGTTTTATAAAGAGGGACCGGGCTGTGAAAAATGTGTTGTTGTTGTCAATGGCGAAGTGACGATGAAGGGAACGACGGGACAGGTGCCGATTTTCGAATTGCTTCTTGTGAACGGCGAGATTCAGGAGGCCATCAACCGAAATAGGCCGCGAATGGAAATTCGCGAAATTGCGCGCAAATATGGTATGGCAACTTTGGGTGAGGAGGCGCTTCTTCGAGTTTATCAGGGGTACATTGATCTTGCCTCCGTTTACGGGACCGTATTTTCTCCGCGCGATTAA
- a CDS encoding tetratricopeptide repeat protein has protein sequence MNQDNPFGKIECQNCSWLGDASEFSKKSHKSWSKSAQRCLFGLFLGFTLFFGVQLVLWQKFSIEASWLILKRAIGQATLEDWLSMGAICNSLEKFDCSVDAFSEVVQRQPRQRTALANLAIAHCHLGSWNESRKYFEAYFSLGGEAYDTMFWYARSLIRLGEKERGIEWYYKTLTKKPDYLEALTELVDQLVGMGRAEEALSLVGHHEDGHPEKDVFWGQKVMSINSFLQSQENRKDRTSTVEFLAPSLNGDQYYLPLWMAEKGLVKFMLVDESQPDLILPRSTIDAQLIREVLTKRKLRDFSEVDRLEIPRLKIGPWWMSNVTVSLCDECELRVGRQMLDYLKMKEWVKFGVEFLSFSNDESDSKGK, from the coding sequence TTGAATCAAGACAATCCCTTCGGGAAGATTGAGTGCCAGAATTGCTCTTGGCTCGGAGATGCGAGCGAATTTTCCAAGAAGTCTCATAAGAGCTGGTCTAAATCTGCTCAGAGGTGTCTTTTTGGTTTGTTTTTGGGCTTCACCCTGTTCTTTGGTGTTCAACTCGTTTTGTGGCAGAAGTTCAGCATTGAGGCTTCTTGGTTGATTCTGAAGCGTGCAATAGGCCAGGCCACCCTTGAAGATTGGCTCAGCATGGGAGCTATTTGTAACTCTCTTGAGAAATTTGATTGTTCGGTCGATGCATTCTCTGAAGTTGTGCAGCGCCAACCACGTCAACGCACAGCTCTGGCGAATTTGGCTATCGCCCACTGTCATCTTGGAAGTTGGAATGAATCTAGAAAGTATTTTGAAGCTTATTTTTCGCTTGGGGGAGAAGCGTACGACACGATGTTTTGGTATGCCCGCTCCCTTATTCGTTTGGGAGAAAAGGAAAGAGGAATCGAGTGGTACTACAAAACTTTGACAAAGAAGCCGGACTACCTTGAAGCACTTACGGAGCTTGTGGATCAGCTAGTTGGCATGGGGAGGGCCGAAGAGGCTCTCTCTCTCGTCGGACACCATGAAGATGGGCACCCAGAAAAGGATGTTTTTTGGGGACAGAAAGTAATGAGCATAAATTCCTTTTTGCAGAGCCAAGAAAACAGAAAGGATCGTACTTCGACTGTGGAATTTCTAGCTCCCTCATTGAACGGAGATCAATATTATCTTCCTTTGTGGATGGCCGAAAAGGGACTTGTTAAGTTTATGCTCGTAGATGAATCTCAGCCAGATTTGATCCTGCCTCGATCGACGATTGACGCGCAACTGATTCGTGAAGTCCTGACAAAACGCAAACTTCGTGATTTTAGTGAAGTTGATCGTTTGGAAATTCCGCGGTTAAAGATCGGGCCGTGGTGGATGAGTAATGTCACGGTGTCGCTTTGTGATGAATGTGAGTTGAGAGTGGGCCGGCAGATGTTGGATTATCTTAAGATGAAAGAGTGGGTAAAATTCGGAGTTGAGTTTTTATCTTTCTCAAATGATGAAAGCGATTCTAAGGGTAAATAG
- a CDS encoding pentapeptide repeat-containing protein, with translation MIQFSHRVRDFKDRVIASVRKEIEIQKLRFGFKDENGNAITMSQFAPPLVHDSQFENNDARVSCLMGLDLQHSRFVGNHLKASQVLNVSLRHSRMIKNSLNSSTLNDLELKGQSSLQEVTFNGSHLNQIYLLDGSFILTTRVEGSHIERFSIRDASIIENTRMSDFSLRDVEWNRVRIGSAQFYSVNMADSVWEDVDFSNSRFRNCRFLGTRISGVKLRDLKVANVDFSGLTIQSSEEFMEVFMGHKIFKR, from the coding sequence ATGATTCAGTTTTCTCACCGAGTCAGAGATTTTAAAGACCGCGTGATTGCAAGCGTTCGGAAGGAAATTGAAATTCAGAAACTGCGTTTTGGGTTTAAAGATGAAAATGGCAACGCAATCACCATGTCACAGTTTGCGCCGCCGCTCGTTCATGATAGTCAATTTGAAAACAATGATGCACGCGTGTCTTGCCTAATGGGATTGGACCTTCAGCACAGCCGCTTTGTTGGCAACCATCTTAAAGCTTCCCAGGTTTTGAATGTTTCTCTCCGTCATTCGCGTATGATTAAGAATTCACTCAACAGCAGTACTCTCAACGATCTTGAGCTCAAAGGACAAAGTTCACTTCAAGAAGTCACATTTAACGGAAGTCACCTCAACCAGATTTATCTCCTTGATGGAAGTTTTATTCTCACCACCCGAGTCGAGGGAAGCCATATTGAAAGATTCTCTATTCGAGATGCTTCCATTATCGAAAACACCCGAATGAGTGATTTTTCATTGAGAGATGTTGAATGGAACAGGGTGAGAATCGGGTCCGCACAATTTTATTCTGTAAACATGGCCGATTCTGTCTGGGAAGACGTCGATTTTTCAAATTCTCGATTTCGCAATTGTCGTTTTCTTGGCACTCGAATTTCCGGAGTCAAATTGCGTGACCTAAAAGTTGCTAATGTTGATTTCTCTGGACTGACAATTCAGAGTTCGGAGGAGTTCATGGAGGTTTTTATGGGTCATAAGATTTTTAAGAGATAG
- a CDS encoding MBL fold metallo-hydrolase codes for MRVQFLGGAGTVTGSRTLVHYDKFRILVDCGLYQGPKEIRQLNWDIFPGAKNLDAVVLTHAHIDHSGYLPKLVKEGFAGPVYSTRSTKDLCEIMLLDAAHLQEEDARYANRSRHSKHDPALPLYTTDDAVRVLRHFQPLSFDDWHEMVPGLSLRFLRAGHILGSSIIQFAYEGDHGSRLISFSGDLGNGRSHIIKPPVALTETDYLVLESTYGDRVQPREDHVDLLGKIIKKVLGRGGTLVVPAFTVGRTQELLYIIRELESQKIIQKTPVYVDSPMALDATQVYMNHPEELRLAFIDGQLQTPLCTTSYEAVRSSDESMLLCMDTSPKVVISAAGMLTGGRILHHLKAKLPDPKSAVLFVGYQAEGTKGLLLKQGLTNVRIHHQLVTVEAEIISVDSFSAHADSDDIMDWLKNLKCPPRGVFLNHGEPNALRSLRYRIIHELGWKVVIPQLNDEFLINGQKKNLDLERQ; via the coding sequence CTGCGTGTTCAGTTTTTAGGTGGTGCAGGCACTGTCACTGGAAGTCGCACTTTGGTTCACTATGACAAGTTTCGAATTCTCGTGGACTGCGGGCTCTATCAAGGGCCTAAAGAGATTCGGCAACTCAATTGGGACATTTTTCCTGGGGCAAAAAATCTCGATGCAGTTGTTTTGACTCATGCTCACATCGATCATTCTGGGTACTTACCCAAGCTGGTCAAAGAGGGCTTTGCGGGCCCTGTCTACTCCACTCGTTCAACAAAGGACTTGTGCGAAATCATGCTATTGGACGCGGCTCATCTCCAAGAGGAAGATGCGAGATACGCCAATCGAAGCCGTCATTCCAAACATGATCCGGCCCTCCCACTTTACACAACCGATGATGCTGTCAGGGTGCTGAGGCACTTTCAGCCTCTGAGTTTTGACGATTGGCATGAGATGGTTCCGGGCTTGAGTCTGCGTTTTTTGAGAGCCGGGCATATTTTGGGTTCGTCTATTATTCAATTTGCATACGAAGGAGATCACGGTTCGCGCCTGATCAGCTTTTCTGGAGATCTAGGCAATGGGCGTTCTCATATTATTAAGCCTCCCGTCGCTCTGACCGAAACAGATTATTTGGTGCTCGAGTCGACCTACGGAGATCGAGTTCAGCCGAGAGAGGATCATGTTGATTTGCTTGGCAAAATAATCAAGAAGGTGTTGGGACGAGGAGGGACTCTGGTCGTTCCCGCTTTTACTGTTGGTAGAACCCAAGAGCTGCTTTACATCATTCGTGAATTGGAGAGCCAAAAAATCATACAAAAAACACCTGTTTACGTTGATAGTCCCATGGCACTGGATGCGACTCAGGTGTACATGAATCATCCGGAAGAGCTGCGGCTTGCATTTATCGATGGACAATTGCAAACGCCTCTTTGCACGACCTCCTATGAAGCTGTGAGATCCTCTGACGAGTCCATGTTGTTGTGTATGGATACTTCTCCAAAAGTTGTTATATCGGCGGCTGGAATGCTGACGGGGGGAAGAATTCTTCATCACCTTAAAGCAAAACTGCCAGATCCGAAGAGTGCCGTTCTATTTGTAGGGTACCAAGCTGAAGGAACAAAGGGCTTGCTGCTAAAACAAGGTTTGACTAATGTTCGGATTCACCACCAGTTGGTGACCGTCGAAGCTGAAATCATATCGGTAGATAGTTTTTCCGCTCATGCAGATTCCGATGATATTATGGATTGGCTCAAGAATCTTAAATGTCCTCCACGAGGTGTGTTTTTGAATCATGGAGAACCAAATGCCTTGCGATCACTCCGGTATCGAATCATTCATGAGTTGGGCTGGAAAGTTGTGATTCCTCAGTTGAATGACGAGTTTCTGATCAATGGTCAGAAGAAAAATCTTGATCTGGAGAGGCAATGA
- a CDS encoding RNA-binding protein, translating into MANKVYVGNLSYDLTDDALRAIFVACGEILELKIVKDFYTGKARGFGFVTFGKPEAVEKAVALDGTMIGGRSLRVSVAQDRGRSSSFFHGRGVSV; encoded by the coding sequence GTGGCCAACAAAGTCTATGTGGGAAATCTTTCATATGATTTAACTGATGATGCTTTGCGAGCTATCTTTGTAGCCTGTGGAGAGATTCTCGAATTAAAAATTGTCAAAGATTTTTATACTGGAAAAGCGAGGGGATTTGGTTTCGTGACATTTGGAAAACCTGAGGCCGTTGAAAAGGCTGTCGCCCTTGATGGCACGATGATCGGGGGTCGCAGTCTCCGCGTCAGTGTCGCCCAGGACCGCGGTCGAAGTAGCTCTTTTTTTCATGGCCGAGGGGTGTCGGTTTGA
- a CDS encoding CBS domain-containing protein: protein MKKIVSVGDHMTRVPKSIGFDQSVAKAQSVMRDMHVRHLPVLKGGKLVGVLTDRDINLVLGFGDVDPEVLTVDEAYTPEPYFTAPDAALTEVAACMAEGKYGCAIVLEKGKLVGIFTEVDAYRVLSEILRRE, encoded by the coding sequence ATGAAGAAAATCGTTAGCGTAGGGGATCATATGACCCGTGTTCCAAAGTCGATTGGCTTTGATCAGTCGGTCGCGAAAGCGCAAAGCGTTATGAGGGATATGCATGTCAGGCACCTGCCAGTTTTGAAGGGGGGGAAATTGGTCGGTGTTTTAACGGATCGGGATATCAATCTGGTTCTCGGGTTTGGGGACGTGGACCCTGAGGTTCTGACCGTGGATGAAGCTTATACGCCTGAGCCCTATTTTACGGCTCCTGATGCAGCCCTGACGGAAGTCGCGGCCTGTATGGCGGAGGGCAAGTATGGCTGTGCTATCGTGCTTGAAAAAGGTAAACTGGTAGGGATTTTCACTGAAGTGGACGCCTATCGGGTTCTCTCAGAAATCTTAAGAAGGGAATAG